The bacterium genome includes a window with the following:
- a CDS encoding type II toxin-antitoxin system Phd/YefM family antitoxin, whose translation MTIIIYMEKVNVAYAKEHFSDILGRVAYGKEEIYIFRRNRAMAKLVPVDKEKKIHLADVKGWLFNDDPFFEDIEKIIKARSKHIPRIM comes from the coding sequence ATGACTATAATAATTTATATGGAAAAGGTAAATGTAGCTTATGCAAAGGAGCATTTTTCAGATATATTGGGTCGTGTAGCTTATGGAAAGGAAGAAATATATATTTTTCGAAGGAATAGAGCAATGGCTAAATTGGTGCCAGTTGATAAGGAAAAAAAGATTCATCTTGCCGATGTTAAAGGTTGGTTGTTCAATGACGACCCATTTTTTGAGGATATAGAGAAAATTATAAAAGCAAGAAGTAAACATATTCCTCGAATTATGTAA
- the uvrB gene encoding excinuclease ABC subunit UvrB — MLLPLSCIYNLGSPSDWHESIIRLSVGDEIDRDGFLLEMTRLQYRRNPTSSERGEFRVKGETIDILPSTGEEIIRLSLFGDCIERILIIDPLTKEKRETDVIVIYPAKHFLTNQERLRSALRSIEEELIERIKYFRDNGKLIEAQRIEERTRFDMEMLTTTGYCHGIENYSRHLSQRRPGERPYTLIDYFPDDFLTIIDESHVTIPQIRGMYEGDKARKKALVDYGFRLPSAYDNRPLRFDEFFLLTNQKIYVSATPDFYELNKSQNVVEQIVRPTGIVDPEVFVRGEENQIENLITEIKKRVDMNQRVLITTLTKRMAEDLADYLLRNGLRVRYLHSDIESLKRVEVLQDLRLGNFDCLVGINLLREGLDLPEVSLVAVLDADKEGFLRSATSLIQVFGRCARNVDGCVIMYADRITGSMKRAIDETERRRKRQIEYNRINNITPKTIEKNISDYLETKRKAGVPKIEIGIESSDPWTMIEFLEEQMKRAAETLEYEKAALFRDKLFEVKRGIRKSKNL, encoded by the coding sequence TTGTTGTTGCCTCTGTCCTGCATTTATAACCTTGGCTCACCATCTGATTGGCATGAATCCATAATTAGGCTCTCAGTTGGCGATGAAATAGATAGAGATGGTTTTCTTTTAGAGATGACAAGGCTTCAATATAGAAGGAATCCTACATCGTCAGAAAGGGGGGAATTCAGGGTAAAAGGTGAGACAATTGATATATTGCCCTCTACAGGAGAGGAGATAATAAGACTTTCTCTTTTTGGCGATTGTATAGAGAGGATTTTAATTATTGACCCCTTAACAAAGGAGAAAAGGGAAACAGATGTTATTGTTATCTACCCTGCAAAGCATTTTCTTACCAACCAAGAGAGATTAAGAAGCGCATTAAGGTCTATAGAGGAGGAGCTTATTGAAAGGATAAAGTATTTTAGGGATAATGGAAAGCTCATTGAGGCACAGAGAATAGAAGAAAGGACAAGGTTTGATATGGAGATGCTTACAACAACCGGCTATTGCCATGGGATTGAAAATTATTCAAGGCACCTTTCACAAAGAAGACCAGGGGAGAGGCCATATACCCTTATTGATTATTTTCCAGATGATTTCCTTACAATCATTGATGAATCACATGTAACAATACCCCAAATCAGGGGGATGTATGAGGGAGACAAGGCAAGAAAAAAAGCCCTTGTTGACTATGGATTTAGGCTTCCATCTGCATATGACAATAGGCCATTAAGATTTGATGAATTTTTCTTATTAACAAATCAAAAGATATATGTTTCTGCAACACCAGATTTCTATGAGCTAAATAAAAGTCAAAATGTGGTTGAACAGATTGTTAGACCAACAGGGATTGTCGACCCAGAGGTTTTTGTAAGGGGTGAAGAAAATCAAATAGAAAATTTAATAACGGAGATTAAAAAGAGAGTAGATATGAACCAGAGGGTTTTAATTACAACCCTAACAAAGAGGATGGCTGAGGATTTGGCAGATTATCTTTTAAGAAATGGCTTAAGGGTTCGCTACCTTCATTCTGATATAGAGTCATTAAAGAGGGTTGAGGTTTTGCAGGATTTAAGGCTTGGAAACTTTGATTGCCTTGTTGGGATAAATCTATTAAGGGAGGGATTAGACCTTCCAGAGGTATCTCTGGTTGCTGTGTTAGATGCAGACAAGGAGGGATTCTTAAGGTCAGCAACATCCCTAATTCAGGTATTTGGAAGGTGTGCAAGGAATGTTGATGGATGTGTAATTATGTATGCAGATAGAATAACAGGTTCTATGAAAAGGGCAATAGATGAGACAGAAAGGAGGAGAAAAAGGCAGATAGAATACAACAGAATAAACAATATTACACCAAAAACAATAGAAAAGAATATATCAGATTACCTTGAGACAAAGAGAAAGGCAGGGGTTCCAAAAATAGAGATTGGGATAGAATCAAGCGACCCCTGGACAATGATTGAATTCCTTGAAGAACAAATGAAAAGAGCCGCAGAAACCCTTGAATACGAAAAGGCAGCTTTGTTTAGGGATAAGCTCTTTGAGGTAAAGAGGGGAATAAGAAAAAGCAAAAACCTTTGA
- a CDS encoding PIN domain-containing protein, whose product MYLLDTNILSELIKKKPNPKLLQRLKEKPAESLYTTIISVMELRAGSMRRKDKDTFWRRIEEEILSRVKILPIGLEEAINGGNLLAYLFDEGKPIGIEDILIASCAISHNMTVITANTKDFIRLPGVKLENWLV is encoded by the coding sequence ATGTACTTACTGGATACCAATATCTTAAGTGAGCTTATAAAGAAGAAGCCAAATCCTAAATTGCTACAAAGATTAAAAGAAAAACCTGCTGAATCTCTTTATACAACCATAATTTCTGTAATGGAGTTAAGGGCAGGCTCAATGAGAAGAAAAGACAAAGATACTTTTTGGAGGCGGATTGAAGAAGAAATCCTTTCACGGGTTAAAATCCTTCCCATTGGTTTAGAGGAGGCAATAAATGGAGGGAATCTCCTTGCTTATCTTTTTGATGAAGGCAAACCAATAGGGATTGAGGATATATTGATTGCAAGTTGCGCCATTTCTCATAATATGACTGTCATAACAGCCAATACTAAAGATTTTATTCGTCTTCCAGGTGTAAAATTAGAGAATTGGCTTGTTTAA